One segment of Micromonospora parathelypteridis DNA contains the following:
- a CDS encoding TetR/AcrR family transcriptional regulator, protein MSDDRRTRAADRTQAIMRTTLELAQEVGYAKLSIEAVAARAGVGKHTVYRRWPSKGALFLDAVLTSGEPGLDYPDTGDVVADLRRQIHAAVDLLGRPPMGPLYQALVGEAQHDPLVAAALNERFIRPQADRTVARLRKAQQQGQLSPEFDLDVAMAILSGPLYFRLLITQEPLTHEYVERVLTALLAGMTPRP, encoded by the coding sequence ATGAGCGACGACCGCCGCACCAGAGCCGCCGACCGGACCCAGGCGATCATGCGCACCACTCTGGAACTGGCGCAGGAAGTCGGCTACGCCAAACTCAGCATCGAGGCGGTGGCGGCCCGTGCCGGCGTCGGCAAGCACACGGTCTACCGTCGCTGGCCCTCCAAGGGCGCCCTGTTCCTCGACGCGGTGCTCACCTCCGGCGAACCCGGGCTCGACTACCCCGACACCGGCGACGTCGTGGCCGACCTACGCCGACAGATCCACGCGGCCGTCGACCTCCTGGGTCGGCCGCCAATGGGTCCCCTCTACCAGGCCCTCGTGGGCGAGGCCCAGCACGATCCCCTGGTCGCCGCCGCGCTCAACGAACGCTTCATCCGCCCTCAGGCAGACAGGACGGTCGCCCGGCTGAGGAAGGCCCAGCAACAGGGGCAGCTCTCACCCGAGTTCGACCTCGACGTGGCCATGGCCATCCTGTCCGGGCCGCTGTACTTCAGGCTTCTCATCACGCAGGAGCCGCTGACCCACGAGTACGTCGAGCGCGTGCTCACAGCCCTTCT
- a CDS encoding serine hydrolase domain-containing protein, with the protein MSVTMSRNADSAVQTQGDWGAGVSTGQRFDVDRWQQRFDELRAAHHVPGASLAVVLDSRVYELASGVLHRGTGVAVTTDSVFLSGSIAKVYTATLIMRLADEGKLDLNAPVVDVLPEFATPDPEATRTITIRQLLSHTGGVTNDFNFDGGRGDDCLARYVEAARRVALDCPPGTAISYGGLGYVVLGRVIERLTGLTWDQALKSLLFEPLGLERSMTLPEEALRFRVAMSHLGESGTDPDPAPFWDPMPRSIGPAGRVIVSAGDMARFAQMHLDGGLAADGTRLLSAEAVAAMGHREVDVPDKWTVSADGWGLGWTLYDWNGIAGYGHDGAAIGQYAYLRVVPQAGVALVLMTNGGAARLLYADLFRDLLAELAGVAMPAPFAPAPVPPAIDLAPLLGTYKREGVVITVSRKGDGSPHMRYEFVDDMKDLSPPLEMDLEPVTETVFAASGAGPSFSEDYMPVVFLTLTNGTRVCYVGMRATPRTA; encoded by the coding sequence ATGTCCGTGACCATGAGCCGGAACGCCGACAGTGCTGTACAGACCCAGGGCGACTGGGGGGCAGGGGTTTCGACCGGCCAACGATTCGACGTCGACCGCTGGCAGCAGCGATTCGATGAGCTGCGTGCCGCCCACCATGTCCCTGGCGCGAGCCTGGCCGTGGTGCTCGACTCGCGGGTCTACGAACTGGCCAGCGGGGTGCTGCACCGCGGCACCGGCGTGGCGGTGACCACGGACTCGGTGTTCCTGTCCGGCTCGATCGCCAAGGTCTACACCGCCACGCTCATCATGCGGCTGGCCGACGAGGGGAAGCTGGACCTGAACGCGCCGGTCGTGGACGTGCTGCCGGAGTTCGCCACCCCCGACCCCGAGGCCACCAGGACGATCACCATCCGACAGCTGCTGTCCCACACCGGCGGCGTGACCAACGACTTCAACTTCGACGGCGGCCGGGGTGACGACTGCCTCGCCCGGTACGTCGAAGCCGCCCGGCGGGTGGCACTGGACTGCCCACCCGGCACGGCCATCTCGTACGGCGGCCTCGGCTACGTCGTGCTGGGCCGCGTCATTGAGAGGCTCACCGGCCTGACCTGGGACCAAGCCCTCAAGAGCCTCCTGTTCGAGCCGCTCGGCCTGGAACGCTCGATGACGCTGCCGGAGGAGGCCCTGCGTTTCCGCGTCGCCATGAGCCACCTGGGTGAGTCGGGCACCGATCCCGACCCGGCCCCGTTCTGGGACCCGATGCCCCGCTCCATCGGCCCGGCGGGCAGGGTCATCGTCTCCGCCGGCGACATGGCCCGCTTCGCCCAGATGCACCTCGACGGCGGGCTCGCGGCCGACGGCACCCGCCTTCTTTCCGCCGAGGCGGTCGCCGCGATGGGACACCGCGAGGTCGACGTGCCCGACAAGTGGACGGTCAGCGCCGACGGGTGGGGCCTGGGCTGGACGCTCTACGACTGGAATGGCATCGCCGGGTACGGCCACGACGGCGCCGCCATCGGCCAGTACGCCTACCTGCGCGTCGTCCCGCAGGCGGGCGTCGCCCTGGTCCTGATGACCAACGGCGGCGCGGCCCGCCTGCTGTACGCGGACCTGTTCCGCGACCTGCTCGCCGAACTCGCCGGCGTCGCCATGCCCGCACCGTTCGCCCCGGCACCCGTACCGCCCGCGATCGACCTCGCGCCGCTGCTGGGCACGTACAAGCGCGAGGGCGTCGTCATCACCGTCTCGCGCAAGGGCGACGGCTCCCCCCACATGCGGTACGAGTTCGTCGATGACATGAAGGACCTGTCGCCGCCTTTGGAGATGGACCTGGAGCCGGTCACCGAGACGGTCTTCGCGGCCTCCGGCGCAGGTCCCTCCTTCAGCGAGGACTACATGCCGGTGGTCTTCTTGACCCTCACCAACGGCACTCGGGTCTGCTACGTGGGCATGCGTGCCACCCCCAGGACCGCCTGA
- a CDS encoding NtaA/DmoA family FMN-dependent monooxygenase (This protein belongs to a clade of FMN-dependent monooxygenases, within a broader family of flavin-dependent oxidoreductases, the luciferase-like monooxygenase (LMM) family, some of whose members use coenzyme F420 rather than FMN.), producing MPKQIILAAHFPGVNNTTVWSDPASGSQIDFSSFVHLARTAERGKFDFLFLAEGLRLREQRGRIHDLDVVGRPDTMTVLAALAAVTTHLGLAGTLNTTFREPYELARQLASLDHLSGGRAAWNVVTTSDAFTGENFRRGGYLDRSLRYDRAAEFVRTARELWESWSAEAVVGDRDRGRYVTEAGPGGFAHHGDQFDIAGHFTVPRSPQVHPVILQAGDSPDGREFAVSSADAIFSRHGTLEAGQEFYRDVKSRLARYGRQPDDLKIIPGVTFVLGGTDAEAQERAHHIRRQQVSPQTAILLLEQLWNRDLSGYDPEGPLPAEDPDVSGDAISRGRAGMYPDPVGTARQWRILAEEKGLGIRDLIIEVTGRQSFVGTAQQIAERMNHFVQSDAADGFILVPHLTPGGLDEFVDQVVPLLQERGVFRTDYAGTTLRDHLGLGPARPVTQVGAA from the coding sequence GTGCCCAAGCAGATCATCCTGGCCGCGCACTTCCCCGGCGTGAACAACACCACCGTGTGGAGTGACCCGGCGTCCGGTAGCCAGATCGACTTCTCCTCCTTCGTCCACCTGGCCCGCACCGCCGAGCGCGGGAAGTTCGACTTCCTCTTCCTCGCCGAGGGGCTGCGTCTACGCGAGCAGCGGGGCCGCATCCACGACCTGGACGTGGTCGGCCGTCCGGACACGATGACCGTCCTCGCCGCCCTCGCCGCGGTCACCACCCACCTGGGTCTGGCCGGCACACTGAACACCACCTTCCGCGAGCCGTACGAGCTGGCCCGACAGTTGGCCAGCCTCGACCACCTCTCCGGTGGCCGGGCCGCCTGGAACGTCGTCACCACCTCCGACGCGTTCACGGGGGAGAACTTCCGCCGGGGTGGCTACCTGGACCGCTCGCTGCGCTACGACCGGGCAGCCGAGTTCGTGCGTACCGCCCGGGAGTTGTGGGAGTCGTGGTCCGCTGAGGCGGTCGTGGGCGACCGGGACCGCGGCCGCTACGTCACGGAGGCCGGCCCCGGCGGCTTCGCCCACCACGGCGACCAGTTCGACATCGCCGGGCACTTCACGGTGCCCCGCAGCCCTCAGGTGCACCCGGTGATCCTGCAGGCTGGCGACTCTCCCGACGGGCGTGAGTTCGCCGTGTCCAGTGCCGACGCGATCTTCTCCCGGCACGGCACGCTGGAGGCCGGTCAGGAGTTCTACCGGGACGTGAAGTCCCGGCTCGCCCGGTATGGTCGCCAACCCGACGACCTGAAGATCATCCCTGGTGTCACCTTCGTGCTCGGGGGCACCGACGCCGAGGCGCAGGAACGCGCCCACCACATCCGCCGGCAGCAGGTCAGCCCGCAGACCGCGATCCTGCTGCTTGAACAGCTCTGGAACCGGGACCTGTCCGGGTACGACCCCGAAGGCCCGCTTCCCGCCGAGGACCCGGACGTCTCCGGCGACGCGATCAGCCGGGGCCGGGCCGGCATGTATCCCGACCCGGTCGGCACCGCGCGGCAGTGGCGGATCCTGGCCGAGGAGAAGGGGCTCGGCATCCGCGACCTGATCATCGAGGTCACCGGCCGACAGTCCTTCGTGGGCACCGCGCAGCAGATCGCCGAGCGGATGAACCACTTCGTGCAGTCCGATGCCGCCGACGGGTTCATCCTGGTGCCGCACTTGACGCCGGGTGGGCTCGACGAGTTCGTCGACCAGGTCGTCCCGCTGCTTCAGGAGCGCGGCGTCTTCCGCACCGACTACGCCGGCACCACCCTGCGCGACCACCTCGGCCTCGGCCCCGCCCGCCCGGTCACCCAGGTCGGTGCGGCGTGA
- a CDS encoding ABC transporter permease — protein sequence MTVTLSPASADAPALASADPARRTVRRRSRPRPGLLAAGAYLILLVVAAAWPAALAPADPLAADPLTVLSPPSAAHWFGTDHLGRDVWTRVVHGAGHSLTIGVAATAIAVTGGVLLGLLAGLAHRVADEALSRTFDAVSAFPLLLLALLFIAVAGTGTVSLIIAIGIATLPHHARVVRGQTLLVRRANYVEQAVTFGLSRPRLVLRHVLPNVVGPVPVLAVIGLGEAILVAAGLSFLGMGPQPPSPEWGAMLSEGRNYLQVGWWISILPGLAVTATVVSLTVVGRHWQARFDGRRR from the coding sequence ATGACCGTCACCCTGAGCCCGGCATCCGCCGATGCCCCCGCGCTCGCCTCCGCCGACCCGGCCCGCCGGACCGTACGCCGGCGGTCCCGGCCGCGGCCCGGCCTGCTCGCCGCCGGGGCGTACCTGATCCTGCTGGTGGTGGCGGCGGCCTGGCCGGCCGCGCTGGCCCCCGCCGACCCGCTCGCCGCCGACCCGCTCACCGTGCTCTCACCGCCGAGCGCGGCGCACTGGTTCGGCACCGACCACCTCGGCCGCGACGTCTGGACCCGGGTGGTGCACGGCGCCGGCCACTCGCTCACCATCGGCGTGGCCGCCACCGCGATCGCCGTGACCGGTGGCGTGCTGCTCGGGCTGCTCGCCGGCCTCGCGCACCGGGTCGCCGACGAGGCGCTCAGCCGCACCTTCGACGCGGTGTCGGCGTTCCCCCTCCTGCTGCTGGCGCTCCTGTTCATCGCCGTCGCCGGAACCGGCACCGTCAGCCTGATCATCGCGATCGGCATCGCCACCCTGCCGCACCACGCCCGGGTGGTCCGCGGTCAGACGTTGCTCGTCCGCCGCGCCAACTACGTGGAACAGGCCGTCACCTTCGGCCTGTCCCGGCCTCGGCTGGTGCTGCGGCACGTGCTGCCCAACGTCGTCGGCCCGGTGCCGGTGCTCGCCGTGATCGGGCTCGGCGAGGCGATCCTGGTCGCCGCCGGGCTCAGCTTCCTCGGCATGGGCCCGCAGCCACCGTCGCCGGAGTGGGGCGCGATGCTCTCCGAAGGTCGCAACTACCTCCAGGTGGGCTGGTGGATCAGCATCCTGCCCGGCCTGGCGGTCACCGCCACCGTGGTGTCGCTGACCGTCGTCGGCCGGCACTGGCAGGCCCGCTTCGACGGGAGGCGGCGCTGA
- a CDS encoding LLM class flavin-dependent oxidoreductase yields the protein MKFLLITLITHLPDPVTGHRRSTTERFREVVDTAVLAEELGFDGYGVGERHERPFISSSPPVVLSHIAARTSTIRLFTAVTTLSLLDPVRAYEDYATLDHLSGGRLELIIGKGNGAAQAQLFHVTAEDQWDRNREGYELFRRLWREDKVTWSGTYRPSLTEAETWPRPLQQPIRVWHGSATSRESVDLAARYGDPIFSANVTNPIEPYAELIRHYRERWVHYGHDPADALVGAGTAGFYVARTSQEAIERYRPIFDARVAAFRRLGVQPVFGDLEDALARSSILVGSPEQLVDKVLRYHEQFGHEVIHLQADHDGLTDKQHRESLELFQAEVAPVLRREIPSRPFLPPVTAAAV from the coding sequence ATGAAGTTCCTGCTGATCACCCTGATCACCCATCTACCCGACCCGGTCACCGGCCACCGCCGAAGCACCACTGAGCGGTTCCGGGAGGTGGTCGACACGGCCGTCCTCGCGGAGGAACTCGGCTTCGACGGGTACGGCGTCGGTGAACGGCACGAGCGCCCGTTCATCTCCTCGTCGCCGCCGGTGGTGCTGAGCCACATCGCGGCCCGCACCTCGACGATCCGGCTGTTCACCGCGGTCACCACCCTCAGCCTGCTCGACCCGGTCCGTGCCTACGAGGACTACGCCACCCTCGACCACCTCTCCGGCGGCCGACTCGAACTGATCATCGGCAAGGGCAACGGCGCCGCGCAGGCGCAACTGTTCCACGTGACCGCCGAGGACCAGTGGGACCGCAACCGGGAGGGCTACGAGCTGTTCCGCCGGCTCTGGCGGGAGGACAAGGTCACCTGGTCCGGGACGTACCGGCCGTCGCTGACCGAGGCCGAGACCTGGCCGCGCCCGCTGCAGCAGCCGATCCGGGTCTGGCACGGCAGCGCCACCAGCAGAGAATCCGTCGACCTCGCCGCCCGCTACGGCGACCCGATCTTCTCGGCCAACGTCACCAACCCCATCGAGCCGTACGCCGAGCTCATCCGTCACTACCGGGAACGGTGGGTCCACTACGGGCACGACCCGGCCGACGCCCTCGTCGGTGCCGGCACCGCCGGCTTCTACGTGGCCCGCACCTCGCAGGAGGCGATCGAGAGGTACCGGCCGATCTTCGACGCCCGGGTGGCCGCGTTCCGGCGGCTCGGCGTGCAACCGGTCTTCGGTGACCTGGAGGACGCTCTGGCCCGCAGCTCGATCCTGGTCGGCAGCCCGGAGCAGCTCGTCGACAAGGTGCTGCGCTACCACGAGCAGTTCGGCCACGAGGTCATCCACCTGCAGGCCGACCACGACGGGCTGACCGACAAGCAGCACCGGGAGAGCCTGGAGTTGTTCCAGGCCGAGGTGGCGCCGGTGCTGCGCCGGGAGATCCCCAGCCGTCCCTTCCTTCCGCCGGTGACCGCGGCCGCGGTCTGA
- a CDS encoding LLM class flavin-dependent oxidoreductase — protein sequence MSPTPLSILDLSPVPAGGTVTDALRNTVDLARRAEQSGYHRYWLAEHHLAAGVASSAPAVLIGQVAAATSVIRVGSGAVQVGHRTALSVVEEFGTLAALYPGRIDLGLGRSGQRRVEAAREIPAPTAPPVEAQVVDGLLIPPPFSYARVLASPRFALSSNLLHQPGAQPPPFAEQVADVLALLRGDYTDADGLDAHAVPGEGSDVQVWLLGSSGGESAQLAGALGLPFAANYHVSPSSVLDAVAAYRAAFQPSDAFAEPYVVVSADVVVAETDDAARRLAAPYGPWVRSIRSGDGAIPFPSPEQAAALPWTDDDRELVADRVDTQFVGSAATVVDQLRTLQDVTTADELLVTTITHAHADRVTSYELLAKEWNH from the coding sequence ATGTCACCGACTCCACTGTCCATCCTCGACCTCTCTCCGGTGCCCGCCGGTGGCACCGTCACCGACGCCCTGCGCAACACCGTCGACCTGGCCCGTCGGGCGGAGCAGTCCGGCTACCACCGCTACTGGCTGGCCGAGCATCACCTCGCCGCCGGCGTGGCCAGCTCCGCGCCGGCCGTGCTCATCGGGCAGGTCGCCGCGGCCACCAGCGTTATCCGCGTCGGCTCCGGCGCCGTCCAGGTCGGTCATCGCACCGCCCTGTCGGTGGTCGAGGAGTTCGGCACCCTCGCCGCGCTGTACCCCGGCCGCATCGATCTCGGGCTCGGTCGATCCGGCCAGCGGCGCGTCGAGGCGGCTCGGGAAATCCCCGCGCCCACCGCACCGCCGGTGGAGGCCCAGGTGGTCGACGGCCTGCTCATTCCGCCGCCGTTCTCCTACGCCAGGGTGCTCGCCTCACCGCGCTTCGCCCTGAGCAGCAACCTGCTGCACCAACCGGGTGCGCAGCCACCGCCCTTTGCCGAACAGGTGGCCGACGTCCTGGCCCTGCTGCGCGGCGACTACACCGACGCGGACGGCCTGGACGCACACGCCGTGCCGGGGGAGGGCAGCGACGTCCAGGTGTGGCTGCTGGGCAGCAGCGGCGGGGAGAGCGCCCAACTGGCGGGTGCGCTGGGTCTGCCCTTCGCCGCCAACTACCACGTCAGCCCCTCCTCGGTGCTCGACGCGGTCGCCGCCTACCGCGCCGCGTTCCAGCCCTCGGACGCGTTCGCCGAGCCGTACGTGGTGGTCTCCGCCGACGTGGTCGTGGCCGAGACCGACGATGCGGCGCGTCGGCTGGCCGCACCGTACGGCCCGTGGGTGCGCAGCATCCGCAGCGGCGACGGTGCGATTCCGTTCCCGAGCCCGGAGCAGGCCGCCGCGCTGCCCTGGACCGACGACGATCGCGAGCTCGTCGCCGACCGGGTGGACACACAGTTCGTCGGATCAGCCGCAACGGTCGTCGACCAACTGCGCACGCTGCAGGACGTCACCACCGCCGACGAGCTGCTGGTCACCACGATCACCCACGCGCATGCCGACCGGGTCACCTCCTACGAGTTGCTCGCCAAGGAGTGGAACCACTGA
- a CDS encoding dipeptide ABC transporter ATP-binding protein, with amino-acid sequence MATLVAVEDLHVDFDTPTGRVAAVRGISFTVERGECVAIVGESGSGKSVTARTLVGLAGPGAQVRAARLELADQDVRGHRPRDWRRIRGRLAGLVLQDALVSLDPLRTVGAEIGEVLTTHGIVGRRERAGRVAHLLDQVHLPDPQRRARQYPHQLSGGLRQRALIASAIAGEPALLIADEPTTALDVTVQAQILRLLAERRAAGVSLLLISHDLAVVAQVADRVLVMRDGRIVEHGPTGRLLRAPTHPYTRQLLAAVPSATSRGRRLGPVAGASRDGGASARPALPARPAIRLDDTVLDAGGLTKRYGDHTVVRDVSFSIARGETLGLVGESGSGKSTVARIVAGLLDADAGTVTFEGTPWAGVPERTRRPSRRRLQLISQDPLSSFDPRYTVGRVVAENLDHDVDRSDRRDHVVDLLRRVGLGADLVDRHPRQLSGGQRQRVAIARAIAPRPTLIICDEPVSALDVSVQAQVLDLLADLRATDGTALLFISHDLGVVHHLSDRVLVMHDGAVVEQGPVGDVFTYPRHDYTRSLLDALPTLVTVGRPQEEQQ; translated from the coding sequence ATGGCCACCCTGGTAGCGGTCGAGGACCTGCACGTCGACTTCGACACCCCGACCGGTCGGGTGGCCGCGGTTCGCGGAATCAGCTTCACGGTCGAGCGCGGCGAGTGCGTGGCCATCGTCGGGGAGTCGGGCTCCGGTAAGAGCGTCACGGCTCGTACCCTGGTCGGCCTCGCCGGCCCCGGCGCGCAGGTCCGCGCCGCTCGGCTCGAACTGGCCGACCAGGACGTGCGGGGCCACCGGCCGCGAGACTGGCGGCGGATCCGTGGCCGGCTCGCCGGACTGGTCCTGCAGGACGCTCTGGTCTCCCTCGACCCGCTGCGTACGGTCGGTGCCGAGATCGGCGAGGTGCTCACCACCCACGGCATCGTCGGACGCCGCGAACGAGCCGGCCGGGTCGCCCACCTGCTGGACCAGGTGCACCTGCCCGATCCGCAGCGCCGGGCCCGGCAGTATCCGCACCAGCTGTCCGGCGGACTGCGGCAACGGGCACTGATCGCCTCGGCGATCGCCGGGGAACCAGCTCTGCTGATCGCCGACGAGCCGACCACCGCGCTCGACGTCACCGTGCAGGCGCAGATCCTGCGGTTGCTCGCCGAGCGGCGGGCCGCCGGGGTGAGTCTGCTGCTGATCAGCCACGACCTCGCGGTGGTCGCCCAGGTCGCCGACCGGGTGCTGGTCATGCGAGACGGTCGGATCGTCGAGCACGGCCCCACCGGCCGGCTGCTGCGGGCGCCGACGCATCCGTACACCCGGCAGTTGCTGGCCGCGGTGCCGTCTGCGACGTCCCGGGGCCGCCGGCTCGGTCCCGTTGCCGGGGCATCGCGGGACGGGGGCGCGTCGGCCCGGCCCGCACTGCCAGCACGGCCCGCGATCCGCCTCGACGACACCGTGCTCGACGCGGGCGGGCTGACCAAGAGGTACGGCGATCACACCGTCGTCCGGGACGTCTCCTTTTCCATCGCGCGGGGTGAGACGCTCGGCCTGGTGGGAGAGTCCGGGTCCGGCAAGAGCACCGTCGCCCGGATCGTCGCCGGTCTGCTCGACGCCGACGCCGGCACCGTCACCTTCGAGGGCACGCCGTGGGCCGGGGTCCCGGAGCGGACCCGTCGCCCGTCGCGGCGCAGGTTGCAGCTGATCTCCCAGGATCCGCTGAGCTCCTTCGACCCCCGCTACACGGTCGGGCGTGTCGTCGCGGAGAACCTCGACCACGACGTCGACCGGTCGGACCGCCGCGATCACGTCGTCGACCTGCTGCGCCGCGTCGGCCTCGGCGCCGACCTGGTCGACCGGCATCCCCGGCAGCTCTCCGGCGGGCAGCGCCAGCGCGTCGCCATCGCCCGCGCGATCGCGCCCCGACCCACCCTGATCATCTGCGACGAACCGGTCTCCGCCCTCGATGTCTCCGTCCAGGCCCAGGTCCTCGACCTGCTTGCCGACCTGCGGGCCACCGACGGCACCGCCCTGCTCTTCATCTCCCACGACCTGGGTGTGGTGCACCACCTCAGCGACCGCGTGCTGGTGATGCACGACGGCGCGGTGGTGGAGCAGGGTCCGGTCGGTGACGTCTTCACCTACCCCCGACACGACTACACACGGTCCCTGCTCGATGCGTTGCCCACGCTCGTCACCGTCGGCCGACCGCAGGAGGAACAACAATGA
- a CDS encoding LLM class flavin-dependent oxidoreductase, which yields MTEKTLHLAVALDGLGWHPAAWRLSHADATAPLTARYWNALAGEAEHGALDLLTIEDSLDLQSSRPDGPDDRVDEVRGRLDAVQIAARIAPLTRHIGLVPTTSTTHTEPFHVSTAVATLDHVSGGRAGWRPRVSARRAEAGHFGRREIPALDLARLDEPEAVQTVGDLFAEAGDAVEVVRRLWDSWQDDAAIRDVPTGRFVDRERLHYIDFDGRWFSVKGPSIVPRSPQGQPVVAALAHSSLPYAFAARHADVVFVTPTDVGHAAAIVAEVRAAEETNGRAGPPLRVLADLVVLLDETPTLARDRRTRLDALHGDEFTSDAAIFAGTPGQLADLLAEWHRAGVDGFRLRPAVLPDDLTATTRALVPALRDRGLFRAGYPGGMLRDLLGLPRPASRYAVAATA from the coding sequence ATGACCGAGAAGACCCTGCACCTGGCCGTCGCCCTGGACGGCCTCGGCTGGCATCCCGCCGCCTGGCGGCTCTCGCACGCCGACGCGACCGCGCCCCTGACCGCCCGATACTGGAACGCCCTCGCTGGCGAGGCCGAACACGGCGCGCTGGATCTGCTCACCATCGAGGACAGCCTCGACCTCCAGTCGTCCCGCCCCGACGGCCCCGACGACCGCGTCGACGAGGTCCGGGGACGCCTCGACGCAGTGCAGATCGCGGCCCGGATCGCCCCCCTGACCCGGCACATCGGGCTGGTTCCGACCACCAGCACCACCCACACCGAGCCGTTCCACGTCTCCACCGCGGTTGCCACGCTCGACCACGTCAGCGGTGGGCGGGCTGGTTGGCGGCCCCGGGTTTCCGCCCGGCGGGCCGAGGCCGGGCACTTCGGCCGCCGGGAGATCCCCGCGCTGGACCTGGCCCGGCTCGACGAGCCGGAGGCGGTACAGACCGTCGGTGACCTCTTCGCCGAGGCCGGCGACGCGGTGGAGGTGGTCCGCCGGCTCTGGGACAGCTGGCAGGACGATGCGGCGATCCGGGACGTACCGACCGGCCGTTTCGTCGACCGGGAGCGGCTGCACTACATCGACTTCGACGGCCGGTGGTTCTCCGTCAAGGGTCCCTCGATCGTGCCCCGGTCGCCGCAGGGGCAGCCGGTCGTCGCCGCGCTGGCCCACTCGTCGCTGCCGTACGCCTTCGCCGCCCGGCACGCCGACGTCGTCTTCGTCACCCCGACCGACGTCGGACACGCCGCCGCGATCGTGGCGGAGGTGCGGGCCGCCGAGGAGACCAACGGCCGGGCCGGCCCACCGCTGCGCGTCCTCGCTGACCTGGTCGTCCTGCTGGACGAGACGCCGACGTTGGCCCGAGACCGTAGGACCCGTCTCGATGCGTTGCACGGCGACGAGTTCACGTCGGACGCGGCGATCTTCGCCGGCACCCCGGGACAGTTGGCCGACCTGCTCGCCGAGTGGCACCGGGCCGGCGTGGACGGTTTCCGGCTGCGACCCGCCGTGCTCCCCGACGACCTGACCGCGACCACCCGGGCGCTGGTGCCCGCGCTGCGGGACCGGGGCCTGTTCCGTGCTGGCTACCCCGGCGGGATGCTGCGTGACCTGCTCGGTCTGCCCCGACCTGCCAGCCGCTACGCCGTCGCGGCGACCGCCTGA
- a CDS encoding GNAT family N-acetyltransferase: MTRPVTVCHRRWDDRDAVALRTAMTGEMRQRYADRLSDPIHLPDAQAVAATSVAWTGVAYTADATPVGHAALRWHGPDLELKRMYVLPAHRGRGVAQALLDAIRETAGRLGAARIVLQTGDRQPDAIRRYEGAGYRPIPVFAPYDVLPYSRCFALVVRPSLTLPAKVPVPA; encoded by the coding sequence GTGACCCGGCCGGTCACCGTCTGCCATCGACGCTGGGACGACCGGGACGCCGTCGCCCTGCGCACGGCCATGACCGGGGAGATGCGTCAGCGGTACGCGGACCGCCTGTCCGACCCCATCCATCTGCCGGACGCGCAGGCGGTCGCTGCGACCTCCGTGGCCTGGACGGGTGTGGCGTACACCGCCGACGCCACGCCGGTCGGGCACGCCGCGCTGCGCTGGCACGGCCCGGACCTGGAGCTCAAACGGATGTACGTGCTGCCGGCGCACCGGGGACGCGGCGTCGCTCAGGCGCTTCTCGACGCGATCCGGGAGACCGCCGGTCGGCTCGGCGCGGCGCGGATCGTGCTGCAGACCGGCGACCGCCAACCCGACGCGATCCGTCGGTACGAGGGGGCGGGTTACCGGCCGATCCCGGTGTTCGCCCCGTACGACGTGTTGCCGTACTCGCGCTGCTTCGCCCTGGTGGTGCGGCCGTCCCTGACCCTGCCCGCGAAAGTGCCGGTCCCCGCATGA